In Candidatus Methylomirabilota bacterium, the genomic window CGGCTCGGCGGCACTGAAATGGCCAGGCGCGAGTGGTACCGGGAGGGCCGTGTCCCTCTGCACACCCTCGACGCCGACATCGACTGCGGGTTCGCCGAGGCCAAGACCTTATATGGGGCAATCGGCGTAAAGGTCTGGATATTTAAAGGAGAAGCACTTCCGCTCAAGTCATCGCAGCGAGTGGAGTAAGGAGCGAGCGCCATGCTGAGCCCACGGAAGGTAAAGTACCGCAAACGCCAAAAGGGTCGCCTCAGGGGCCGGGCAAAGGGCGGAACGGAACTGAACTTCGGCTCGTATGGCATGAAGGCTGTGAGCCCTGGTTGGGTGACCAACCGTCAGATTGAGGCGGCTCGAGTAGCGATGACGCGCCACGTAAAGAGGGGCGGGAAAATCTGGCTGCGGATTTTCCCTGATAAGCCCATCACCAAGAAGCCTGCCGAGACCCGTATGGGTAAAGGCAAGGGCTCACCGGAGACGTGGGTCGCAGTGGTAAAACCGGGCCGGATCCTCTACGAGATGGAGGGGGTACCTGAGCCGGTAGCCAAAGAGGCCATGCGTCTAGCAGGCCACAAGTTGCCGGTCAAGACGAAGTTCGTCACTTTGCGTTAGGGCGGAATTGGGTATGAAAGCTTCGGAGCTTCGAGAGCGGACAGACGAAGAGCTGAAGACCAACCTTCGCGAACTGGAGGAAGAGGTTTTCAAACTGCGGCTACAGATGGTGACCGGTCAGCTGGATAATTTAATGCTGGCGAAGGGGGCTCGCCGCACCATCGCCCGGATCCACACACTCCTCCGCGAGCGTGAGCTTGCGGGCGAGCAATAAGGACATGACCTTGCAGCCAAAACGCAAAAGACTGATCGGTCGGGTTGTAAGCGACCAGATGGACAAAACGGTTGTAGTTTCCGTGGAGAGGAGGTTCCGCCATCCCGTCTATGAGAGGGTGGTCCGGCGCTCCAAGAAGTACCTAGCCCACGATGAGGTTAACTCCTGTCGTCCGGGCGATCGGGTGCGCATCCAGGAGACGCGGCCGCTATCGAAGCGAAAGCGCTGGAGGGTTGTGGAAATTCTAGGTAAGAAAGAGACTGCCCCCGTCGCTGAAGCACCTTCCGAAGAGGGCACCGTTGAATGAGGAGCTGGATCTGTGATTCAGCAAGAGTCGGTTGTAGACATTGCGGACAACTCCGGGGCCAGACGAGCTTTGTGCATTCGAGTTCTTGGAGGCACCCGGAAG contains:
- the rpsC gene encoding 30S ribosomal protein S3 (forms a complex with S10 and S14; binds the lower part of the 30S subunit head and the mRNA in the complete ribosome to position it for translation), which gives rise to RLGGTEMARREWYREGRVPLHTLDADIDCGFAEAKTLYGAIGVKVWIFKGEALPLKSSQRVE
- the rplP gene encoding 50S ribosomal protein L16; amino-acid sequence: MLSPRKVKYRKRQKGRLRGRAKGGTELNFGSYGMKAVSPGWVTNRQIEAARVAMTRHVKRGGKIWLRIFPDKPITKKPAETRMGKGKGSPETWVAVVKPGRILYEMEGVPEPVAKEAMRLAGHKLPVKTKFVTLR
- the rpsQ gene encoding 30S ribosomal protein S17; translation: MTLQPKRKRLIGRVVSDQMDKTVVVSVERRFRHPVYERVVRRSKKYLAHDEVNSCRPGDRVRIQETRPLSKRKRWRVVEILGKKETAPVAEAPSEEGTVE
- the rpmC gene encoding 50S ribosomal protein L29, whose amino-acid sequence is MKASELRERTDEELKTNLRELEEEVFKLRLQMVTGQLDNLMLAKGARRTIARIHTLLRERELAGEQ